One genomic region from Phragmites australis chromosome 1, lpPhrAust1.1, whole genome shotgun sequence encodes:
- the LOC133890187 gene encoding uncharacterized protein LOC133890187 — translation MSLMIMRNSISDAIRGAIPNSEKAKTYLASVEEQFKGTSKVYASTLIQKLLNTKYNYGSGGIREHIMMMTDMAAKLKGMDMEISEGFLVHFIMTSLPPEFTPFKINYNTQKEKWSMSDLIAMCVQEEERVRAENKDFVNQISSPKNKRKFQGDFKSKKKLHFVTKHDKAAQRAPKAFAPSAPASQESKDDGCHFCHKKDHYQKDCVGFLKWLAKKGIPYRENIKKGGAKS, via the exons atgtctcttatgataatgaggaactctatatcagatgctataaggggagcaatcccaaactcagaaaaagctaagacgtacttggcatctgtggaggagcaatttaaaggcacctccaaggtttatgccagtacactgattcagaagctcctcaacactaagtataattatgggtctggtggcataagagaacacatcatgatgatgacagatatggctgccaaactcaagggcatggatatggaaatctctgagggtttccttgtccacttcattatgacctctctccctcctgagtttactccttttaagataaattacaacactcagaaagagaagtggagcatgagcgacttgatcgcaatgtgcgtccaagaggaagagagggtgagggctgaaaataaagattttgtgaATCAAATAAGCAGCcccaagaataaaagaaaatttcaaggggatttcaagtctaagaaAAAGTTGCATTTCGTCACTAAACACGACAAGGCAGCACAGAGGGCGCCCAAGGCAtttgctccttctgctcctgcctctcaagaatctaaagatgacggatgccacttctgccacaagaaggaccactaccaaaaggattgtgttggtttcctgaagtggcttgcaaagaagg ggattccttaccgcgagaacattaagaaagggggagcgaagtcttag
- the LOC133890194 gene encoding non-specific lipid-transfer protein 1-like encodes MAPRLATLALAVLLAAAVVAPPAAVRAAMSCSTVYNTLMPCLPYVQTGGAMPPQSCCGGIRSLLAQANNTPDRRTICGCLKNVANGASGGTYLDRAAALPSKCGVSLPYKISTNVNCNTIN; translated from the exons ATGGCTCCAAGGCTCGCGACGCTGGCGCTGGCAGTGCTCCTCGCGGCGGCCGTGGTGGCTCCGCCGGCCGCGGTGCGCGCGGCGATGTCGTGCTCGACGGTGTACAACACCCTGATGCCGTGCCTGCCGTACGTGCAGACGGGCGGGGCAATGCCGCCGCAGTCATGCTGCGGCGGCATCCGGAGCCTGCTGGCGCAGGCCAACAACACCCCCGACCGCCGCACCATCTGCGGCTGCCTCAAGAACGTCGCCAACGGCGCCTCCGGCGGGACCTATCTCGATCGCGCCGCGGCGCTGCCCAGCAAGTGCGGCGTCTCCCTGCCATACAAGATTAGCACCAACGTCAACTGCAACAC GATCAACTGA
- the LOC133885508 gene encoding protein neprosin-like, which yields MARVKESYRSLDDEMDKLGEDVVGVEKGIRSVGDAMPSKMDSLQRTTDDIGAWSRAAHLMNSQSYYGIEVTSDVYGFPVDQDERSGIFVQISNQGDGTQSSRNALNVGWQVWPGLYGDSNTHFYVYWTRDGYQKTGCYDLKCPGYVPEANVRTVPGVTIDAVSNPDGVKRTIVFKVFKDSSGDWLLHIGFDSEPYLIGRFPKSLFTSLGDKGDTIILAGFVSTHTTHLAPMGSGFLSNNIKAASFSNIQLIDDKGETSKVQQDHPVIIDDKNIYSVSPITVEGKFTYGGPLE from the exons ATGGCGCGGGTGAAGGAGTCCTACCGGAGCCTCGATGACGAGATGGACAAGCTCGGGGAGGATGTCGTGGGCGTCGAGAAGGGGATTAGGTCTGTTGGCGACGCCATGCCATCGAAGATGGACAGCCTGCAGCGCACCACCGACGACATCGGAGCATGGTCG cGTGCAGCACATCTAATGAACTCACAGAGTTACTACGGAATTGAAGTAACAAGTGATGTGTATGGTTTTCCGGTAGACCAAGATGAACGGAGTGgaatatttgttcaaattaGCAACCAAGGAGATGGAACACAATCGAGTCGCAACGCACTTAATGTTGGATGGCAG GTTTGGCCAGGCTTATACGGTGATTCCAACACTCACTTTTATGTCTACTGGACG CGGGATGGTTATCAGAAGACAGGTTGCTACGATTTAAAATGTCCTGGTTACGTGCCTGAAGCTAATGTACGTACGGTTCCAGGAGTTACCATTGATGCAGTTTCTAACCCTGATGGAGTTAAGCGTACCATCGTCTTCAAAGTTTTCAAG GATAGTTCTGGAGATTGGTTACTACACATTGGATTTGACTCAGAGCCATATTTAATTGGACGCTTCCCTAAATCCTTGTTCACTAGCCTGGGTGATAAAGGAGACACCATTATACTTGCTGGCTTTGTGTCAACTCATACAACCCACCTGGCCCCAATGGGAAGTGGATTCCTTTCAAACAATATAAAAGCTGCATCATTCAGCAATATTCAACTCATTGATGATAAAGGCGAAACATCAAAGGTTCAACAAGATCACCCAGTCATTATTGACGACAAGAACATCTATTCTGTATCTCCGATCACTGTTGAGGGGAAGTTTACCTATGGCGGGCCTTTGGAATGA